A stretch of Alkalicella caledoniensis DNA encodes these proteins:
- a CDS encoding putative manganese-dependent inorganic diphosphatase, with amino-acid sequence MKKEIIILGHKNPDTDSVASAISYSALKNKLGQSSVPKVCSAITGEAKHVLELLDIEAPKLLETMELRAIDIMNTEHPSLWEGESLKNIGFAMEQNRVKTIPLVDTEGVIKGIITAGDFAKLYLQEIYSGEIISAPIRLEKIRTTLNGIIYSGDSDERISGRILVGAMSVEKLLENLEVTDILIVGDRENCHLAALEHGINGLIITGGVKPTEKVLEMAKVKNTPVIGFNGDTFTAARLISLSRSGKNIMTKNPLTLDINSTVTEIKDMFAQKGFRSFPVVDDEGKLLGIVTKGEILNSKPKKIILVDHNERSQSVEGLEWGEVIEIIDHHRLGDIQTTKPIYINCKPVGSTATLVAEMYQQHNITPNKKIASLMLAAILSDTVILKSPTTTDQDRDAAKYLSTVSELSIKEFGKSIYSWSNNLDNITPFEMLTLDLKEFSFLKGKMAIGQFETTDSETVLKLRSELIKEMERMIRKRNLDHVLLAITNIVEGDSYLLSVGNLKSYINQAFGAPENEIHKLNGVMSRKLQIVPPLSGVLNS; translated from the coding sequence ATGAAAAAGGAAATAATTATACTTGGACATAAAAATCCTGATACAGATTCTGTGGCATCTGCCATATCATATAGCGCTTTGAAGAACAAACTAGGTCAAAGCAGTGTTCCAAAGGTTTGTAGTGCTATTACTGGGGAAGCAAAACATGTGCTAGAATTGTTAGATATTGAAGCACCAAAGCTATTGGAAACAATGGAGCTTAGGGCAATTGATATAATGAACACAGAGCATCCTTCTTTGTGGGAAGGAGAATCCCTTAAAAACATAGGATTTGCCATGGAACAAAACAGAGTTAAAACTATACCCCTTGTGGATACTGAAGGGGTAATCAAAGGAATAATCACCGCGGGGGATTTTGCGAAACTATATCTGCAAGAAATTTATAGTGGCGAGATTATTTCTGCACCCATAAGACTGGAAAAAATCCGAACTACACTTAACGGAATAATTTATAGTGGTGATAGTGATGAAAGGATATCTGGAAGGATACTAGTAGGTGCCATGAGTGTGGAAAAACTTTTAGAAAACCTTGAAGTCACTGATATTTTAATAGTTGGAGACCGTGAGAACTGTCATTTAGCAGCTTTGGAACATGGAATAAACGGTCTTATAATAACAGGGGGTGTAAAGCCCACTGAAAAAGTACTTGAAATGGCAAAGGTAAAAAACACACCTGTTATTGGCTTTAATGGTGACACCTTCACTGCTGCAAGACTTATATCCCTTTCCCGTAGTGGAAAGAATATCATGACAAAAAATCCCTTAACACTAGATATTAACAGTACTGTTACTGAGATTAAAGATATGTTTGCCCAGAAAGGATTTAGATCATTTCCCGTTGTAGATGACGAAGGGAAGCTCTTAGGTATCGTCACTAAGGGAGAGATACTAAATTCAAAACCAAAAAAAATTATTTTAGTGGATCACAATGAGAGATCCCAAAGCGTAGAAGGCCTTGAGTGGGGCGAAGTTATTGAGATAATAGACCATCATAGACTAGGTGATATCCAAACTACCAAGCCAATATATATCAACTGTAAACCTGTGGGAAGTACTGCAACACTGGTGGCTGAGATGTACCAACAACACAACATAACACCAAATAAAAAGATAGCATCATTGATGTTGGCTGCCATTTTATCCGATACAGTTATACTAAAATCTCCTACTACAACTGACCAGGATAGAGATGCAGCTAAGTATTTATCAACTGTTTCTGAGCTATCCATCAAGGAATTTGGAAAAAGCATATACTCATGGTCAAACAATCTAGACAACATAACACCCTTTGAAATGCTAACCCTCGATCTAAAAGAGTTCTCCTTCCTAAAAGGAAAAATGGCCATTGGACAGTTCGAAACCACAGACTCAGAAACTGTCCTTAAACTAAGGTCAGAGCTAATAAAAGAAATGGAAAGAATGATAAGAAAGAGAAACTTAGACCATGTACTATTGGCTATAACAAACATAGTAGAAGGAGATTCCTATCTGCTTTCAGTAGGAAACCTTAAATCCTATATAAACCAAGCCTTTGGAGCACCAGAAAACGAAATACACAAATTAAATGGAGTAATGTCAAGGAAACTCCAGATAGTCCCCCCACTAAGTGGTGTATTAAACAGTTAA
- the bshB1 gene encoding bacillithiol biosynthesis deacetylase BshB1 yields the protein MIDIMAIGAHPDDVEIGVGGILANYKNTDVKTMIVDLTRGEMGTNGTPEIRRGEGLKAAEILGAKRVVVGLPDGKIQVDEESLIKVIEVIREYRPKIILTHFNDDTQHPDHQNGSKLVTQAATLAGLRKYPAQGERFRPQKIFQFFAPRFIQPSFIIDISSSFETKMEALRAHESQFLSRESGFTTNVNRFDIFDRIETSAKYYGQMIGAKYGEALFYKGVLSFDNILNIK from the coding sequence ATGATTGATATTATGGCAATAGGTGCACACCCAGATGATGTGGAAATTGGCGTTGGTGGTATCCTAGCAAACTATAAAAATACTGATGTTAAAACAATGATAGTAGACCTAACCCGTGGAGAAATGGGGACAAACGGAACCCCTGAAATAAGAAGGGGTGAGGGTTTAAAAGCCGCTGAGATACTAGGTGCAAAAAGGGTAGTTGTTGGCCTTCCTGACGGGAAGATACAAGTGGATGAAGAAAGCCTGATAAAAGTAATAGAAGTCATTAGAGAATACAGGCCTAAAATAATCCTTACCCACTTTAACGACGATACACAGCATCCCGACCACCAAAACGGCTCTAAATTAGTAACCCAAGCAGCTACTTTGGCAGGCCTAAGAAAATATCCAGCTCAAGGTGAAAGATTTAGACCCCAAAAGATATTTCAGTTTTTTGCTCCAAGGTTTATTCAACCTTCATTTATAATTGATATAAGCTCATCCTTTGAAACAAAAATGGAAGCTCTTCGTGCCCACGAAAGTCAATTTTTATCTAGGGAAAGTGGCTTTACCACAAATGTAAATCGTTTTGATATATTTGATAGGATAGAAACAAGTGCAAAATACTATGGTCAAATGATAGGTGCCAAGTACGGTGAGGCCTTGTTCTACAAAGGGGTATTGTCCTTTGATAACATCCTAAATATTAAGTAG
- the bshA gene encoding N-acetyl-alpha-D-glucosaminyl L-malate synthase BshA, with the protein MKIGITCYPSYGGSGAMATELGKTLADKGHTVHFINYEIPFRLNGYNERVVFHHLEVPTYPLFKYPPYTLALASRIAEVAQMEGLDVIHAHYAIPHSICGYLAKQMVPNLKLVTTLHGTDITLVGNDQTFFPITKFAIEASDAVTAVSKSLKDDTKRIFETSKEIDVVYNFVDTTIYKKTVDKELQRNLTKGKKVVTHISNFRPVKRIEDVIDAFRGIAREVDAVLLMIGDGIERSKAELLAHKYNLDVKFLGKQQNVIQFLSITDLLLLPSEQESFGLVALEAMACNVPVVASNVGGVPEVVDEGKTGYLVDVGNVQGFIEKGLTILTNNSLREDFGQRARKRAVDLFDKDTIIGNYLNIYNKL; encoded by the coding sequence ATGAAAATAGGTATAACATGTTACCCTTCATATGGCGGTAGTGGAGCCATGGCAACAGAACTTGGGAAAACCTTAGCTGATAAAGGTCACACTGTTCACTTTATTAACTATGAGATTCCCTTTAGACTAAATGGTTATAACGAAAGGGTTGTTTTTCATCATTTAGAGGTACCCACATACCCCCTATTCAAATACCCGCCTTATACCTTGGCCCTTGCCTCTAGAATTGCAGAAGTGGCACAAATGGAGGGCCTAGATGTAATCCATGCCCATTATGCCATACCTCACTCCATATGTGGATACTTAGCCAAGCAAATGGTGCCAAATTTAAAGCTTGTGACTACTTTACATGGTACAGACATCACCCTAGTTGGCAATGATCAAACTTTTTTCCCCATAACGAAATTTGCAATAGAAGCTAGTGATGCAGTAACTGCAGTCTCTAAAAGTTTGAAAGATGATACAAAAAGGATTTTTGAAACAAGTAAAGAAATTGATGTTGTGTATAACTTTGTAGACACAACCATATATAAGAAAACTGTGGATAAAGAATTACAAAGGAATCTAACAAAGGGTAAGAAAGTGGTCACACATATATCAAATTTTAGGCCAGTGAAAAGAATAGAGGATGTAATAGATGCATTTAGAGGGATTGCTAGAGAGGTTGATGCTGTACTACTAATGATCGGTGACGGTATTGAAAGAAGTAAGGCTGAGCTATTGGCACATAAATACAACCTTGATGTGAAGTTTCTAGGTAAGCAACAAAACGTAATTCAGTTTCTTTCCATAACCGATCTACTGTTACTACCCTCAGAACAGGAGAGCTTCGGTTTAGTTGCCCTAGAAGCCATGGCATGTAACGTGCCTGTTGTTGCTAGTAATGTCGGTGGAGTACCAGAAGTTGTGGATGAAGGTAAAACTGGATACTTAGTGGATGTAGGTAATGTCCAAGGATTTATTGAAAAAGGCCTAACTATCTTGACAAATAATTCTCTTAGGGAAGACTTTGGGCAAAGGGCTAGGAAAAGGGCTGTAGATCTTTTTGATAAGGATACAATCATAGGTAATTACCTAAATATTTACAATAAACTTTAG
- a CDS encoding glucodextranase DOMON-like domain-containing protein produces MKKGSMVLAIIMILLMTLPAFAENQKTVIFEMQDPQGDSNGPGTYTYATSEEFGDKVEQMLDLTNFKVTDLGQKIEFRLTFALEPNHVTPWEGNGFNFHRVDIYLVTGEGKGRTDTFNKGAMVQFDTPWDKVIKIADWNQGKLFHSESDVANASQGISQGENFTIKVENKDIVVTIAKNLIGLIDNKTQYYVLVGHHDGYGPDDYRPVTEQSGKYVGGGGADEEINPNVYDILAETAEEQYSQLKWKEGKLATLKPVGGTGIKIPYKLLIIVLVALLVLGSGFMLIKRRRY; encoded by the coding sequence TTGAAAAAAGGCTCTATGGTTTTAGCAATTATCATGATTTTGCTAATGACTTTACCAGCATTTGCTGAAAATCAAAAGACAGTTATATTTGAGATGCAAGATCCTCAAGGGGACTCAAATGGACCAGGTACGTATACATACGCCACTTCCGAGGAATTTGGCGATAAGGTAGAACAGATGTTAGATCTAACTAACTTTAAAGTTACTGACTTAGGACAAAAGATAGAATTTAGGCTAACCTTTGCCTTAGAACCAAACCATGTAACACCTTGGGAAGGTAACGGTTTTAACTTTCATAGGGTGGATATATATTTAGTTACCGGAGAAGGAAAAGGTAGAACAGACACATTTAATAAAGGTGCCATGGTACAGTTTGATACTCCATGGGATAAAGTTATAAAAATAGCTGATTGGAATCAAGGTAAGTTATTTCACAGTGAAAGTGATGTGGCAAATGCTAGTCAGGGAATCAGCCAAGGTGAAAATTTTACAATTAAGGTAGAAAATAAAGATATAGTAGTAACAATAGCAAAAAACCTAATTGGATTAATAGATAATAAAACTCAGTATTACGTTTTGGTTGGGCATCACGATGGATACGGGCCAGATGACTATCGACCAGTTACTGAACAAAGTGGTAAATACGTCGGAGGTGGCGGGGCCGACGAGGAGATTAATCCAAATGTTTACGATATACTTGCTGAAACTGCAGAAGAACAATACAGCCAGTTAAAATGGAAGGAAGGCAAACTAGCTACATTAAAACCCGTGGGAGGAACGGGTATTAAAATACCATATAAACTTCTAATTATAGTACTTGTGGCACTTCTAGTGTTAGGTAGCGGGTTTATGTTGATCAAAAGAAGACGTTATTAG